The Aquificaceae bacterium genome has a segment encoding these proteins:
- a CDS encoding Wzz/FepE/Etk N-terminal domain-containing protein, with translation MERRDRKEEVQTSDEVDLIELWEALWRRKRLIFLSVMIGTFLAIVLSLLLPKKYTSTSQIIPLTSDSKMRLPISQELALLASLSGISTQEGKIKAILESKSIMERVVKELNLTDELLGDKKSRYKYPDSMAGELLSKTVNVKSTKDGTIKISVSWKDPKMAQEINFKIIEALREVLNERAFTVAKMNRIFYERELEKTEKELKDILTALGSFQQTERVLLPEEQLKKQLQLYASLLEEKLKAEAELRSLSVIFAEEHPKVQELKKRLSYISSKLLEVEGAVKSNSSLSPERALSAIPEYTALVARAQQVRARYEVLAKLLEQARMEELRENLYVEIIDPPSYPEYPSSPKRRLIVLSGFISSLMLGIFIALIKEALDRRRKAVENVSGGT, from the coding sequence ATGGAAAGAAGGGATAGAAAAGAGGAAGTGCAAACAAGCGATGAAGTAGACCTTATAGAACTTTGGGAAGCATTATGGCGTAGGAAAAGGCTTATATTTCTAAGTGTAATGATAGGCACTTTTTTGGCTATTGTTTTGTCTCTCCTTCTTCCTAAAAAGTATACCTCTACATCACAGATTATTCCATTAACTTCAGATAGTAAAATGAGACTTCCTATATCTCAAGAATTGGCTCTCTTGGCTAGCTTAAGTGGTATTTCTACGCAGGAAGGGAAAATAAAAGCTATTTTGGAAAGTAAAAGTATAATGGAAAGGGTTGTCAAAGAGCTTAATCTAACGGATGAATTATTAGGCGATAAGAAAAGTAGATATAAATATCCTGACAGTATGGCTGGAGAGCTTTTGAGTAAGACTGTAAATGTGAAATCTACTAAAGATGGCACAATAAAAATAAGTGTATCATGGAAAGACCCTAAAATGGCTCAAGAGATAAACTTTAAAATCATAGAGGCTCTAAGAGAGGTTCTTAACGAAAGAGCCTTTACAGTTGCAAAAATGAATAGAATTTTCTACGAAAGAGAGTTGGAAAAGACAGAAAAGGAACTTAAAGATATATTGACTGCCTTAGGTAGCTTTCAACAGACAGAGCGGGTGCTCTTGCCAGAAGAACAACTAAAAAAACAGCTTCAATTATACGCTTCATTGCTGGAAGAGAAGTTAAAAGCTGAGGCGGAGCTAAGATCCCTTAGTGTCATATTTGCAGAAGAACATCCAAAAGTTCAAGAGCTTAAAAAGAGGCTTTCATACATTTCAAGTAAGCTGTTAGAAGTAGAAGGCGCGGTAAAATCCAACTCATCCCTTTCACCTGAAAGAGCCCTCTCTGCTATTCCTGAATATACAGCCTTGGTGGCAAGGGCACAACAGGTAAGGGCGAGGTATGAGGTATTAGCCAAACTCCTTGAACAAGCTCGTATGGAAGAGCTTAGGGAAAACCTTTATGTGGAAATAATAGACCCACCATCTTACCCAGAGTATCCATCCTCTCCCAAGCGAAGACTTATAGTATTAAGCGGTTTTATCTCATCCCTCATGCTTGGCATTTTTATAGCTCTTATCAAGGAGGCGTTGGACAGGCGCAGGAAAGCAGTGGAAAACGTGTCCGGGGGGACTTGA
- a CDS encoding SLBB domain-containing protein, with protein sequence MFKRVVSIFLLLCMSISFSQTPNISPQIEVISPNLPPVLRLPQQNEQMLLEKKEDTLKQDKERIDETKIRTPSFTPSLVDKTEKPSRIESIYMKLFPEERLKQFGYDLFKDLPLIEGAVPDTYILGPQDELTIYLWGPSVDFGILQSRYEVKVNRDGTIYIPNLGVYNVSSMSLGSFKELLRRELSRKYRGVNVDVTLSRMRKFRVYVSGFVNNPGIVEANPTDNLITVLARAGGISKEGSLRRIELRRHSSSGVENIPVDLYDLLIKGKPIDIRLRDEDVIYVHPIGKVVGVGGSVKRPAIYELKNETSIEEILEFAGGIKPSASKTFLRLYRFEKDGLKVIEVSLEDKNFITGKVLFDGDFIFVGSVPDLLKNSIRISGSVLYPGVYSYENNRTVKELLNRAKPRENAIYGRIIRIDKSQVDFYIRDVLEGGKDINLNPRDEVVIYDMFPYEPIYVSGNISIPRTVPYYEKITLLDVLKDIEFTKDPKQLKAVIYRKDSTEINKERNDKTTQGQNTKTDSGQETSSIQERNIREDKPVIVYLNDLLFRKRENVNIPLKPGDVIVIEEIQPYESTSYVTILGEVRYPGRYTLSGNETLYDIILRAGGYTERAFPKGLILIRESARRLQQEQLELALVSLEEAFLKQIANVSFASEEERQLYLIQVDRERRLFDLLKRRASAGLGRIALEIPETLDALKNSPSNIYLTDEDVIIVPARPNYVLVIGDIYNQMSLPYIKGKRVKDYIEMLGGPKKQANTRDIYVIKANGMVVSSNTLGRRFLLRSSIEDYIVEEGDTIVVPSEFRLPIAWRPLIRDVVQIIFQAISTAVLAKRL encoded by the coding sequence ATGTTTAAGAGGGTTGTCTCTATATTCTTGCTTTTGTGCATGTCCATATCATTTTCTCAAACACCGAACATTTCTCCTCAAATAGAGGTTATAAGCCCGAATCTTCCTCCAGTTTTGAGACTACCACAGCAAAATGAACAGATGCTTTTAGAAAAAAAGGAAGATACTCTAAAGCAAGATAAAGAAAGAATAGATGAAACTAAAATTAGAACACCTTCATTTACACCCTCATTGGTAGATAAAACAGAAAAACCGTCAAGAATAGAAAGTATATACATGAAGCTTTTCCCCGAAGAAAGGCTTAAACAATTTGGTTATGATTTATTTAAAGACCTACCGCTTATAGAAGGTGCAGTTCCGGATACTTATATTTTGGGTCCACAAGACGAGCTGACCATTTACTTATGGGGTCCTTCTGTGGATTTTGGAATTTTACAGAGTAGGTATGAAGTAAAAGTAAATAGAGACGGAACTATATATATTCCAAATCTTGGTGTATACAATGTTTCTTCTATGAGCCTTGGGTCTTTTAAGGAACTTCTGCGTAGGGAGCTAAGTAGAAAGTATAGAGGGGTAAATGTAGATGTTACCCTATCAAGGATGAGAAAGTTTAGGGTATATGTAAGCGGGTTTGTCAATAATCCTGGCATAGTGGAAGCTAATCCTACGGATAATCTTATTACGGTTCTTGCCAGAGCAGGGGGTATTAGTAAGGAAGGATCTCTAAGAAGGATTGAGTTAAGAAGGCATAGCTCATCAGGGGTCGAAAACATCCCAGTAGACCTATACGATTTGTTGATAAAAGGAAAACCTATAGACATAAGATTGAGAGATGAGGACGTAATATATGTTCATCCTATAGGGAAGGTTGTGGGTGTAGGTGGTTCTGTTAAAAGACCTGCAATATACGAGCTTAAGAACGAAACATCTATAGAAGAAATCCTTGAGTTTGCAGGTGGTATAAAACCTTCTGCAAGTAAGACATTTTTACGTCTATATAGATTTGAAAAAGATGGCTTGAAGGTGATAGAAGTTTCTCTGGAAGACAAAAACTTCATCACAGGTAAAGTTCTCTTTGATGGAGATTTTATCTTCGTAGGAAGTGTTCCCGATCTATTGAAGAATTCCATTAGAATTTCTGGAAGTGTTTTGTATCCCGGAGTGTATTCTTACGAGAACAACAGAACGGTTAAGGAACTATTGAATAGAGCAAAACCAAGAGAAAATGCAATATACGGAAGGATTATAAGGATAGATAAGAGTCAAGTTGATTTTTATATAAGAGATGTTTTAGAAGGTGGTAAAGATATAAACCTTAATCCGAGAGATGAAGTTGTAATTTACGATATGTTTCCCTACGAACCTATATATGTTTCTGGCAATATATCCATACCACGCACGGTTCCTTACTACGAGAAAATTACTTTATTGGACGTTTTGAAGGATATAGAATTCACGAAAGACCCTAAGCAACTCAAGGCGGTAATATATAGAAAAGATTCAACAGAAATTAATAAAGAGAGAAATGATAAGACAACACAGGGACAAAACACAAAAACAGATAGTGGACAAGAAACATCATCTATACAAGAGAGAAACATTAGAGAAGATAAACCAGTTATAGTCTACCTAAATGACCTTCTATTTAGGAAGAGAGAAAATGTCAATATTCCATTAAAACCCGGTGATGTTATAGTGATAGAGGAAATTCAACCTTACGAAAGTACGAGCTATGTTACTATACTTGGTGAGGTGAGATATCCAGGTAGATATACCTTATCTGGTAATGAAACTCTTTATGATATTATTCTTAGGGCGGGTGGTTATACAGAGAGGGCTTTTCCCAAGGGACTTATACTCATAAGAGAATCTGCCAGAAGGCTTCAACAGGAACAACTTGAACTTGCTCTTGTATCTTTGGAAGAAGCCTTCCTAAAACAGATAGCTAATGTGAGCTTTGCTTCAGAAGAAGAGAGACAATTATATCTTATTCAAGTAGACAGGGAAAGGAGGCTTTTTGACCTTCTAAAAAGAAGAGCATCTGCTGGTCTTGGAAGAATTGCTTTAGAAATTCCAGAAACGCTTGATGCTCTTAAAAATTCTCCTTCAAATATATATTTAACAGATGAGGATGTAATAATAGTCCCTGCAAGACCAAACTATGTGTTAGTAATAGGTGATATATATAATCAGATGAGCCTACCTTATATTAAGGGCAAGAGAGTAAAGGACTATATAGAGATGCTGGGTGGACCCAAAAAACAAGCAAACACGAGGGATATATATGTAATAAAGGCTAATGGAATGGTTGTATCTTCTAATACACTTGGTAGAAGGTTTCTTTTACGTTCAAGTATAGAAGACTATATCGTAGAAGAAGGAGATACTATAGTAGTTCCTTCTGAGTTTAGGCTACCTATAGCATGGAGGCCTCTCATAAGGGATGTGGTGCAGATAATCTTCCAAGCTATATCAACCGCAGTGTTAGCTAAGAGGCTATAA
- a CDS encoding capsule assembly Wzi family protein: MQWKVAVILLLILTNFALAESFSIYPIENREIYHRIDFSTKSSYASTGIKPYPCEKLQVLTEIPKKPCSENAIYTYLRFETYYTNNKNSLSIIPDREGIRLSEDTNFFTTLGGYYSPTDFLNITYNLRFSANEDTKKLYVHRLALNLKAGNTVITVGKDNIKVGPSRYGNLFSGTNPPFFQVRVQNYYPYEFLGHFDYIFMFGKLYEEREDHSDPNILFLRLNFKPSTSVEIGLNRAVMYGGKGRPQYKLKEYPKLIIGREETIGGRFENDSYFGFDVKFDIPIKFFDVFQIYYERNATDIESPMKKGDPKKLHFPFIIVKFHDDAKTYGIRVKRGKMLVNAEYTETAKTMYIHHRHPKEGLTYRGFSLGYPYGRNVRHAFLLLESLGDKEKFSIELGYIGQHAKFRGSIERRRMESVYTAFNVGRKVNKFNLDLYFRVDNVKNLNLSETPVQINLTQSSKLLFSTGFAVSVDF; the protein is encoded by the coding sequence ATGCAATGGAAAGTTGCCGTAATCTTACTATTAATTCTAACTAACTTTGCATTAGCAGAGAGTTTTTCTATTTATCCTATAGAAAATAGAGAGATATACCATCGGATAGATTTTTCCACCAAAAGCAGTTACGCATCAACTGGTATAAAACCATATCCTTGTGAAAAACTACAGGTGCTCACAGAAATTCCCAAGAAGCCTTGCTCTGAAAATGCGATTTATACTTATTTAAGGTTTGAGACCTATTACACTAACAACAAAAATTCTCTATCTATAATACCAGATAGAGAAGGTATCAGATTGTCAGAAGATACAAACTTTTTTACCACACTGGGAGGGTATTATTCACCAACAGATTTCTTGAATATTACATATAATCTAAGGTTTAGTGCAAATGAAGACACAAAAAAATTATACGTCCACAGATTAGCCCTTAACTTAAAAGCGGGTAATACAGTAATAACTGTAGGAAAAGACAACATAAAAGTAGGACCGTCAAGATACGGTAATCTTTTTTCTGGCACAAACCCACCCTTTTTCCAAGTAAGAGTTCAAAACTATTATCCTTACGAATTTTTAGGACATTTTGACTATATCTTTATGTTTGGAAAGCTCTATGAAGAAAGAGAAGACCACTCAGACCCAAACATTTTATTTTTGCGTCTGAATTTTAAACCCTCAACTTCCGTTGAGATAGGACTAAACAGAGCTGTTATGTATGGTGGAAAAGGAAGACCACAATACAAACTTAAAGAATATCCAAAACTTATAATAGGTAGAGAAGAAACAATAGGAGGGCGTTTTGAGAATGACTCATACTTTGGATTTGATGTAAAGTTTGATATTCCGATAAAGTTTTTTGATGTGTTTCAGATTTATTACGAAAGAAATGCCACTGATATAGAATCGCCTATGAAGAAGGGTGATCCTAAGAAACTCCACTTTCCCTTCATCATTGTAAAGTTCCATGATGATGCGAAAACTTATGGAATAAGAGTTAAAAGAGGTAAAATGCTTGTAAACGCAGAATACACAGAAACCGCAAAAACCATGTATATTCATCATAGACATCCAAAAGAAGGGCTCACATATCGCGGTTTTTCTTTGGGCTACCCTTATGGTAGAAACGTAAGGCACGCTTTTTTACTTCTTGAAAGTTTAGGGGATAAGGAAAAATTCTCTATAGAATTGGGTTATATTGGACAGCATGCAAAATTCCGCGGAAGTATAGAACGCAGAAGAATGGAGAGCGTATATACAGCTTTTAATGTAGGCAGGAAGGTCAATAAATTCAACTTAGACTTATACTTTAGAGTAGACAATGTGAAAAACCTTAATCTATCAGAAACACCAGTGCAGATTAATTTGACACAAAGTTCTAAACTCCTTTTCTCTACAGGGTTTGCTGTTAGTGTTGACTTTTGA